In Flavobacterium endoglycinae, one DNA window encodes the following:
- a CDS encoding ArsR/SmtB family transcription factor, which translates to MKRDIFQAIADPTRRAILVLISSSALTPNAIAEQFQTTRQAVSKHIKILSECDLLQEKKVGREIYYQLKIDKMKEIDHWLEQFKKIWESRFSQLDQVLLNLKSKENEI; encoded by the coding sequence ATGAAACGAGATATTTTTCAGGCTATTGCCGATCCGACCCGCAGAGCAATTCTGGTTTTGATTTCTTCAAGTGCGTTAACTCCAAATGCAATTGCAGAACAATTTCAAACTACCAGACAAGCGGTTTCTAAACACATTAAAATACTAAGTGAATGTGATTTACTACAAGAAAAAAAAGTAGGAAGAGAAATTTATTATCAACTAAAAATCGATAAAATGAAAGAAATAGATCACTGGCTGGAACAATTCAAGAAAATATGGGAAAGCCGATTTAGTCAATTAGACCAAGTATTATTGAATTTAAAATCTAAAGAAAATGAAATCTAA
- a CDS encoding SRPBCC family protein, with protein MKSNLLMNFTVDKENKAVNVKREFNASLSNVWSAWTEAEILDQWWAPAPWKSKTKSIEFKEGGRRLYAMVGPEGEEHWAIADYTSINPKTNIKWLDAFSDSNGNLNKEFPRSDWDITFSEKDNSTFVDIVIKHEKLSDLEMIIQMGFKEGFTIAMEGLDAIFAKQTK; from the coding sequence ATGAAATCAAATTTGTTAATGAATTTTACTGTTGATAAGGAAAATAAGGCCGTAAATGTGAAACGCGAATTCAACGCGTCATTATCCAATGTTTGGTCGGCATGGACAGAAGCAGAAATTCTCGATCAATGGTGGGCACCTGCTCCGTGGAAATCAAAAACTAAAAGCATAGAATTTAAAGAAGGCGGAAGAAGACTTTACGCAATGGTTGGACCTGAAGGTGAAGAACATTGGGCAATTGCCGATTATACTTCGATAAACCCAAAAACAAATATCAAATGGCTGGATGCTTTTTCCGACAGCAACGGAAATTTAAACAAAGAATTTCCGCGTTCTGACTGGGATATTACTTTCTCAGAAAAAGACAATTCAACTTTTGTTGATATAGTTATTAAACATGAAAAACTTTCTGATCTTGAAATGATTATTCAAATGGGATTCAAAGAAGGTTTCACAATTGCAATGGAAGGTTTGGACGCTATTTTTGCCAAACAAACAAAATAG
- a CDS encoding alpha/beta hydrolase yields the protein MNRLFALAFLFLISITAFSQNKKSKTTETTKPFVLGIIDEIQSKELGENRILNIYLPEDYNPADAVKYPVIYLLDGSADEDFIHIAGLVQFNSFEWINQVPKSIVIGIATVDRKRDFTFPTTLEKDKTRFPTTGHSDTFISFIEKELQPFIEKKYKTTESKMLIGQSLGGLLGSEILLKKPSLFNKYVIVSPSIWWDNGSILNLDAAILQENFKQPTEVYIAVGKEGLTPTEIPRVMEVDANLLAEKVQASKSKNIKVYFDYFPNENHGSALHQAVSNSFKFFYPQLENK from the coding sequence ATGAATCGTCTTTTTGCCCTGGCTTTCTTATTTTTAATTTCGATTACAGCTTTCAGTCAAAACAAAAAATCTAAAACAACCGAAACCACAAAACCTTTTGTTTTAGGTATAATCGATGAAATTCAGTCCAAAGAATTGGGCGAAAACAGAATCCTAAACATTTATCTTCCTGAAGATTATAATCCGGCGGATGCTGTAAAATATCCTGTTATTTATTTACTAGATGGTTCTGCCGATGAAGATTTTATTCATATTGCTGGATTGGTTCAGTTTAATAGTTTCGAATGGATCAATCAAGTTCCAAAATCAATTGTGATAGGAATTGCAACTGTCGACAGAAAAAGAGACTTTACCTTCCCTACTACGCTTGAAAAGGACAAAACCCGTTTTCCAACAACAGGGCACTCCGATACATTTATCTCATTTATCGAAAAAGAATTACAACCTTTCATTGAAAAAAAATACAAAACAACTGAATCTAAAATGCTTATCGGACAGTCTCTTGGTGGATTGTTGGGCTCAGAAATTCTGCTTAAAAAACCTTCTCTTTTCAATAAATATGTGATTGTAAGTCCAAGTATTTGGTGGGATAATGGTTCTATACTCAACTTAGATGCAGCAATTCTTCAGGAAAATTTTAAACAGCCTACAGAAGTATATATCGCAGTTGGCAAAGAAGGTTTAACGCCAACCGAAATTCCTAGAGTAATGGAAGTTGATGCAAATTTATTAGCTGAAAAAGTACAAGCGTCTAAAAGCAAAAATATCAAAGTTTATTTCGACTATTTTCCGAATGAAAACCATGGATCAGCTCTGCATCAAGCCGTTTCAAAT
- a CDS encoding SRPBCC family protein: MKSNLLMNFSIDKENKTVNVKREFNASLSNVWSAWTEAEILDQWWAPAPMKSKTKSMEFKEGGRRLYAMIAPDGIERWSTFDYSSISPKTNFKYAATFCDADGNPNSEFGSSYWDITFSEQGDSTFVDIVITRDSLEELEKIVEMGFKQGFTAAMESLDKIFETRK, encoded by the coding sequence ATGAAATCTAATCTGTTAATGAATTTTTCCATAGATAAGGAAAATAAAACTGTAAATGTAAAACGCGAATTCAACGCGTCATTGTCTAATGTATGGTCGGCTTGGACAGAAGCTGAAATCCTAGATCAATGGTGGGCGCCGGCTCCTATGAAATCCAAAACGAAAAGTATGGAATTTAAGGAAGGAGGCAGAAGACTTTACGCCATGATTGCCCCTGACGGCATTGAACGCTGGAGTACTTTTGATTATTCTTCGATTTCACCTAAAACAAATTTCAAATACGCTGCTACTTTTTGTGACGCTGATGGAAATCCAAATTCAGAATTTGGAAGTTCTTATTGGGATATAACATTCTCTGAGCAAGGAGATTCAACTTTTGTCGATATTGTGATTACAAGAGACAGTTTGGAAGAATTAGAAAAAATAGTCGAAATGGGCTTCAAACAAGGATTTACAGCGGCTATGGAAAGTTTGGATAAAATCTTTGAAACAAGAAAGTAA